From one Pseudactinotalea sp. HY158 genomic stretch:
- a CDS encoding DUF1877 domain-containing protein encodes MGIRYYAYAFEAEHTEQALADPHRFLSADPLADAWGMEPGARIGHPTFVQAVAERDMLYLDKAWWHLQRLSAPDRVWGTARPAFRMFEGEVTEHDLGWTPWMRTLTPDEMPAISLDLEALACAPRVLVADIAEEWVWRMGASERDSDAEVAYVMQFLTRAHTFVSGLAQEGRGMVYMIG; translated from the coding sequence ATGGGTATTCGTTATTACGCTTACGCCTTCGAGGCGGAACACACCGAGCAGGCCCTGGCCGACCCCCACCGATTCCTCTCGGCCGACCCGCTGGCGGACGCCTGGGGGATGGAGCCGGGAGCAAGGATCGGTCACCCCACGTTCGTGCAGGCGGTGGCCGAGCGGGACATGCTCTACCTCGACAAGGCCTGGTGGCATCTCCAGCGACTCAGCGCACCCGATCGCGTGTGGGGCACCGCCCGGCCGGCTTTTCGAATGTTCGAGGGAGAGGTGACGGAGCATGATCTCGGCTGGACTCCCTGGATGCGGACACTCACCCCAGACGAGATGCCGGCGATCAGCCTCGACCTGGAGGCACTCGCCTGTGCTCCAAGGGTCCTCGTGGCCGACATCGCGGAGGAGTGGGTGTGGCGCATGGGTGCCAGTGAGCGCGACAGCGATGCCGAGGTCGCGTACGTGATGCAGTTTCTGACGCGTGCGCACACGTTCGTCAGCGGACTGGCGCAGGAGGGTCGCGGCATGGTCTACATGATCGGATGA
- the ychF gene encoding redox-regulated ATPase YchF produces MALTIGIAGLPNVGKSTLFNALTRATVLAANYPFATIEPNVGVVPLPDERLAELATVFGSEKILPATVSFVDIAGIVRGASEGEGLGNQFLANIREADAICLVTRAFSDPDVVHVDGEVDPKSDIDTILTELALADLQTIEKAIPRLEKEVRGKKVEPGVLETAREIQGALEAGTPISSVPGLDEEAVRSFGLMTAKPMIYVFNTDDDGLADAEMQGRLRAMVAPADAIFLDAKFEAELVELSEEEAVEMLAESGQTESGLSQLAHVGFDTLGLQTYLTAGPKEARAWTIGKGWKAPQAAGVIHTDFERGFIKAEIVSFDDLMAAGSMAEAKARGQVRMEGKEYVMVDGDVVEFRFNV; encoded by the coding sequence GTGGCTCTGACTATCGGTATCGCAGGACTTCCCAACGTGGGCAAGTCGACCCTGTTCAACGCACTCACGCGGGCCACGGTGCTCGCCGCGAACTACCCGTTCGCGACGATCGAGCCGAACGTGGGCGTCGTTCCGCTGCCGGACGAGCGGCTCGCGGAGCTGGCGACGGTGTTCGGCAGCGAGAAGATCCTCCCGGCGACGGTGAGCTTCGTGGACATCGCGGGAATCGTGCGCGGCGCCTCCGAGGGGGAGGGGCTCGGGAATCAGTTCCTCGCCAACATCCGCGAGGCCGACGCGATCTGCCTCGTGACCCGGGCGTTCTCGGATCCGGACGTCGTGCACGTCGACGGCGAGGTGGATCCGAAGTCGGACATCGACACGATCCTGACCGAGCTCGCGCTCGCCGATCTGCAGACGATCGAGAAGGCGATTCCGCGGCTCGAGAAGGAGGTCCGCGGCAAGAAGGTCGAGCCGGGCGTGCTCGAGACGGCCCGCGAGATCCAGGGAGCGCTCGAGGCCGGCACGCCGATCAGCTCGGTGCCGGGACTGGACGAGGAGGCCGTGCGCTCGTTCGGGCTCATGACCGCCAAGCCGATGATCTACGTGTTCAACACCGACGACGACGGGCTCGCCGACGCGGAGATGCAGGGCCGGCTGCGGGCCATGGTCGCCCCGGCCGACGCGATCTTCCTCGACGCGAAGTTCGAGGCGGAACTCGTGGAGCTGTCAGAGGAGGAGGCGGTCGAGATGCTCGCCGAGTCGGGACAGACCGAGTCCGGGCTGAGTCAGCTCGCGCACGTCGGATTCGACACCCTCGGACTGCAGACCTATCTCACCGCCGGGCCGAAGGAGGCCCGTGCCTGGACGATCGGCAAGGGGTGGAAGGCGCCGCAGGCCGCCGGGGTGATTCACACCGACTTCGAGCGTGGTTTCATCAAGGCCGAGATCGTCTCCTTCGACGACCTCATGGCGGCCGGGTCGATGGCCGAGGCGAAGGCGCGCGGGCAGGTGCGCATGGAGGGCAAGGAGTACGTGATGGTGGACGGGGACGTGGTCGAGTTTCGCTTTAACGTGTGA